The genomic interval GCATCAATACGGAAACGTGCCGATTGCAGCGCATTGATGACCGCCTCCAAGGCCTGATCCCTGTCCTTGCCCGACAACGATAGTACATTGTGCTCGAAAGCCCCGAGATTGGCGAACTGGGCATGAAGATCGGCCACGACCAGCGGATCGCGGAGGCTGTCGCCGCCGCGAGCCTGACAGCGTTCGATTGCTTCTGTTACTGTCGTGCGCAGCACGATGTAGTGCAGCGGGCATGCAAGCGCCAGGAAGGCCGGGAGCCAGTCCGGTCGCACGACGCCATCGAGAATGACGAAATAACCCGCCTCGGCATAGCGACCTGCGACATCGGCGGCGATCTGCATGATCATGCGGTTTTGTTGATCGGATTCGGGAAGTCAGGGATCGATGCGGCCATGCTTGATGTATCCCCACAGATCATCGCTATGAAAATGAACCTTTGGCACGCCGCGCAAGTGCGCAAGCGTTTCGGCTATTGTGGACTTGCCGGAGCCTGGGTGGCCGGAGAGAAGCAGGATATGGCCGCGAAGATCGTCTGTCATGGTCGTTCACTCACCCGGGGCAGGCATTCGGCGGCTGATAGTACGGTCACCGGCCAAAGTTGCCAGGCTGGCGTTTCTTGTCCTCGCCGGTAGACGGGTGAAAGAACCCGCCCTATCTGGCAAAGGTTGTCACCAGGTATGCGGACGCCAGAAGCAGGCTGACGATTGTGAAGAATATCAGGGCCGCCGCCAGTTCATCAAACATGCCTTCGCGTTCATTGCGATTCCAGTCGTAAGCCAAAGCCAACCTCCATCGTTGTTGTGAGAGGAGGGTGGTCGCGTATGGTTAACGAAAACCTAAAATCATTAAGCTGAATTTCGCCGGTACGAAGTGCCATTGACGGCGGGAAGATGGCACATGGCGTCAACCGGCGGGTTCGGAAAAGCTGATTCCGGTTTTGCTGTCGAGGACGATATGCAGGTCTCGGATCATGCCGGCTGCCTGCAGCAGGGCGTTTCGCACGTCGTCATCGCTGCGCCATCCGTGTTCGATGGACAGGGCGACGGTGTGGATGTCGACGACACTGTCGCGACCGGGACCGGAGGGGATTCCGATCGTTTCGCGCATGTCGCGGATTGTCGTTACCGCCCGTTCAAGCATGCGGCGCTTCTGATAGTCGTCGAGGTTCTCGAGCCTGTTGGCGTCGCGGACGAGTTCGGCAATGAAACTGTTGGTCAGGGTCATGGTATGAGGTTGCCGGGTCGACCAGGCGGCGTCAACTGAGAACCGGCAGCGTGGGCTTCAGGCTGCGGTTTTAAGGTGTTGGCGTGATGCCCGTGCATCAGGGCCCAACGCGCGGCGAAATGGATTACGCCGTTTATCATCGTGATACTTATGTTTATATATCATATAAATAAGTAGTTTTTCGGATGTAAAACATTAATACGATAGTAATGGCCGGTGTATCAATTTATCGGGCAATGATGATGAAACAATAGGCCCGTGAGACGAGGCAAATACTCTTGCTCCTGCCAGGTGCGATCCCACAAAGATTCCCGATCAGGATGATTTGGCGCGATCGAGCGTAAGACTTACTGATCGGGAAGCGATTCCTTGATTCTTTGGAAAACTTCCTGTACGGTAAGTCAAACTATGGAGGTTGACGATGTTCAGGTCCGCGCGTGATTTCGGCGCTGCTATCAAGGAGAGACGCAAAGCACTTGGCTGGACGCAAACCGGTCTTGCTGCCCGTTCCGGAACGGGGGAACGCTTCATCGTCGAGCTTGAATCGGGCAAGCCGAGTTGCCAGCTCGAAAAAGCCCTGATCGTCGCACGCGCAGTTGGAATCGATCTTGGCGATCTCAAGACGGTTCAGACTGTGCAAGTCGCGTCGGACGATGACCTCGGCTTTTTGCCGATGTTTGGTGCTGATCAATGACAACCATCTACTACGAGACCTTGCCTGTCGCCCATCTGACTTTTGAAGGCGAATGGAGGTTGGACTATGATCCGGGCTGGGAAGCGCGCCGCCCGGCCTTTCCGGTGTCGCTTACCATGCCGCTGCGTTCCGGATCCGTAGGTGCAGCGAAGCTGCTTCCCTGGCTTGCCAATCTGCTTCCGGAAACCCATCTTGCCGAGATCGGTCAGCGCTTCAAGGTTTCCCCGCAAGATATTGTCGGTCTACTTGCTCATATCGGACGTGACACGGCGGGGGCACTGTCGATCGGGGAGCCGCGCAAAGCTGGCGTCAACCTCCGGCCGGTGCCGGACGAGCAGGCGCTGGAGCGTATTCTCAATGAACTTCCTGCCAAACCCTTTCTGGTCGGAGAGCGCGGTGTTTCCATGTCGCTTGCTGGCGTCCAGGAGAAACTGCCGGTGTTTGTTGACGGGAACGGCCGTATTTCAGTTCCGGTTGATGGGACGCCATCCACGCATATTCTCAAGCCGGATACGAAACGCCTTGCGGGGAGCGTGGAGAACGAAGCCTTTTGCCTGTCGCTTGCACGTGCCTGCGGTCTTGAGGCTGCCGAGGCGACGATCGGAGTAGCTGGCAAGCGGCGTTATCTTCTCGTGAAACGCTATGATCGCTTCACCGACCCTCAAGGCGAGATCCGCAGGTTGCATCAGGAGGATCTTTGCCAGTTAACCGGTTGCTTCCCCTCGCAGAAATACGAGCGATCCTCGACCGGCCGCGGCGTGACCATGAAGATGATGTTTGACGCCGTCAGCGATCTTGTTTCGCCTGGCGAGCGGTTGAAACTTCTCGATGCGGTGATCTTCAATGTCCTGATCTGCAATTCGGATTCGCATGCCAAAAATTACTCTATCCTGATTGGTGCCGGTGGGTCCGCGAAGATGGCTCCACTCTATGACCTGATGTGCGCTGCCGTTTATCGCCAGGTCGACCAGAGCCTGCCGCAGGGGATTTTCGGTCGGTTCCATGCGCCTGACCTGCGGCGTGCCGACTGGCAGGCACTGGCTGATGACATTGGATTGAGCGGCGCATCGACACTGAAACGGGTGGGGGAGCTTGCAAAACTGGTCAGCGTCGCATGCGATGAGGTGGCACCATATATCGTCGCCCTCTCCAGCGATCCGACGAGGATTCTTGAGCGAATTACTCACAGCGTTCAAAAGCGGTGCCGGCGAATTCAGGAGCAGATGCATGATCGATGAAACGCATCTTGACTATAATCCGACCACTGATTTGGAAGTCTGTGCGGAATGTTTTGACCGCGAAGTGCTGTTTAGGAAGCAGTTCTACGATGACATCATGTTTCGCTATGCAGGTGTGCCAAAGCGATAGCCAGTAAGCGGGCGAACTTTCGTGACATGACGCCTGTTGTTTCAAAGTTCGAACCGCTGACGAGACGCGAGTTTTTACCACAATGCTACATCGGCAGCACAACGATCCGAAGCTCGACGCATTCAGGTTCGTGTCGCCTGAATGTCGTACCCGCCACCGGGACGTGCGACCGCGTGGATATGATCGGCCGGCTTCGGGAGCAGTAGCCGGTGTGTCAACCGACAGAGAATACTGATGGCTCGGAGGGCGGATCTTCATGCTCGGACGCTATATTGCGAACACATCGGGACCGTGGAGAGCAGCAGTCTTCTTCCTAGCCATGTGCGGGGGTGAACTCGCAGTTTGTTGAAATATAAATTTTGTGATTTAAATACAGATAATTGAGATTGTTTATAAAAGTAATTTGTTAGGATTAAGGTAATTAGCCGCTGCTAAAGGAGCGTCCTCTTGCTACAGGAAACTTGTCGCGCGCGGAATGTCCGCATCGAGATCCCGATCGATGACGTTATAATCGGCCTCTGAAAATTCGGCGCTATTTTCTGTTTGCCTGCTGATCCACAGTACGCACTGTGAAATATCGTCGGTTTCGAAAACGGGCTCTTGCCTGTCAGGCCTGACCCACATCAACACGTAACGCATTGATATTGCTCCAGTTTGATTACAGGGCAAGTTAATATCTAGCTTACCCCAGGTTTGCGTACCCCAATTGGGGTATGTCTGGCTGATCGGGTTCGGGTTTGCTCCAAGACGCTGACTGATGTCGTTAGGTGACGATAAGACGGCTGAGAAATGCAACGAGTGTCTTGCCGACGATTGAGCGCACATCCGTCCGGTCCGTCGTAGAAGCCCGTTGCGCCTGGAAGGCGTACCTACCTGCTGCAGTTGATGGCTTCGGGAGGTGGATGAGAAACGGGCGGCTTCCAGCTCGACAAGTTTGTTTGTTCAAGTATGCATGAAAACAACTTCTGGATCTGGTGCTGTATTCTGGCTATACAAATATACTTTGGTGGGTGAGGGGGAAAATGCCGGTTGATATCGCGGTTTTTCATAATCTGCTGAATCGTTTCCAGGATGCAGCGCTGGAGCCCTCGCGTTGGCCCTCGCTTCTGGAGCAGATTGCTGAGGCAACTGGCGCCGGCGGCATCAATGTCATGGCACCGGCAAGCTCCGGCTCGGTCGGAGGTATTCTTTTCACCGAGAGTTTATCCTCGATCATGGAAGCCTATATAAACGACGGCTGGAACACGCGAGACCACCGGGCAAAATTCATACCGTTGATGAAGCGTAACGGAGTTGTCCTCGAGGAGGATTTCGTCCGTAAAGATGATCTCGATAATCTCGAATACTATAAATTCATGGCGAAGCATGGATTCCAGCATACAGCAGTCGTCAATTTTTCCTCAGGTGAGGACGATTTGTTTTTCGTCCTGCAACGCAGGCTCGGCGATGGTGGGTTCGGGAACGATGACCGGGTTCACCTCGCTACTCTCAGAACCCACCTTCAGATGTCCGCGCGGATCATGGCACTGTTTTCGGCTGGCGACATGAGAGGACGTCTGGCCGCGTTTGAGCGTGCAGATGTTGCGTGCGTTTTCTTTGACCATCGTGGTCATGTGGTAATGGCTAACCAGAAGGCGGATTCGCTTCTCACCGGGGATGTCAGAATAGCGCATGGAAAAATCAGGGCAGCGTCGTCACGGGAGACAGTGGTCTTTGAGACGACGCTGAACAAGGTCATTCGATCGAATGATCTGGCTCACGGCGAAGTCGTGACGTTGACCCGTGGTGAGAAGAGGCCGTTGCTTGCGCGGATCGAAAGGGCTGGGCCAAATGTCCGCGACGTTTTCGCCAGGTCGTACGCAATGGTGCTGTTCGAAGATGTGAGTGATAAACGTTTCATTTCATATGACGTGCTTCATCATCTGTTTGGGCTGACGCCGTCCGAATGTAAAATTACGGCGCTTCTTGCCGACGGTGCCGATCTTAGAACCGTCGCCGGTCATTGTGGAATTCAGTATGAAACGGTTCGTACCCACATTCGGTCAATCCTGCGTAAAACCGGGACCGAACGACAGGCGGAGCTATGTGTCCTTCTTGCTGGCATTCGGCTACGCTAACACGCAAGGCTACTTCAGTATGCGGTGTTCAGCCGCATGATGCTGATGCCTGGTTTTTCGCATCATGCAAAAGTCTTTCCAGATCCTGCTTATAGGCCCGTAGCCCCGGATCGTGCAGGCATTGCTGTACGAGCCGCAGGCTTTCGGTGTAGAGAGCCACACCCGCCTTTGCTGTGCCGCAAATGTCGATTGCATTCCGGGCACGTGTTGCAAACGGTTAGATCTTCTCACTCATATACGTGTCCGAGCAGATATCCTTGCCAGGTACCGCGTGTTCGCTTGCGGCGAAAGCAATCAGGGTTACGGCGCTGGTTCGGATGCATTTTTTAAATTGCATGTTTGAAGTCCCCAAGCTGAATCTTCGCATCTGGGAAGCTTGCGTATTGTCCGCGTCCTGGATGTGAGCGGTTAGAGACAAACAAAAAGACGGAGCTGTCGCATTCTCCAATTAGGGTACGATTATGGTGCCCGTTTATGATGGTGTCTGGCGCATCGTCAGCGCATCGGGCGAGGGATATAGCCTTGCGCTGAGGAATGATTCATCCGTTCAGCGAGAGGTTAGAATGAACTGGCGTGTAACTTTTCTTATCCTTCTGTCATCACTTTCCGTGTTTCCTTTTTCCGGACAGGCTGATGCACGGTGTGAACTGGCCCCGGCTAACGGTGGCCGATCTTACGGGTGCGGCGGTGGCTCTGCGCAACGACAATCATCTGGAGCTGATGCAGCCGCATTGCTGGGGCTGGGCATTGCTATACTGAACGCTCTACCGGAACCCGAGGACAGACCTGTACAGACATTTCGTCCACGCTCGTCGGATAATATCGATCGGATGAGCCGGGCATTTGGCAGAGCAGGCGCAATTGCCAACGCTGCAAGTACGCCCGATCCCAGACCGTCGGTTCAGAGGCCGGTTAGGAATGGCCAGGCCCCTTACGCGAATGATGATTGCGTAGCATTTAAACAGCGCAGTCGGGGCAGGATCGATTGGGACTACGTTGACGTCATCAACAAGTGCAATATCCCCGTACAGGTCGTCATGTGCTACTACATGCCCGGAGATGAGCGGAAATGTGCCGGCAAATCAGCTTGGGGTACGACCTCAACAATCGGTTCTCGTGGGAAAACAGTAAGCGTCTCGGACACCCGTTCGCACCCATACAAAGTAAAGTACTTTGTATGTGACATGAGTGGTGTGAGCAACAACAGCAAAATGTGCTTGCGACCCAAGGTGTGATGTCTCATGGGCAGCGGTTTCTGTACGAGGAGCCGCTGACTGTATTTGATTATGTAATTCAAATTTTTGTATTGAGATATAATACTTAATACTCGGTACGGTTCTTTCTTTTGCACCGGCTCCCGGCGGCTGAGTTATTCTGCCACTTTTTCCAACACGGCTCGAAAATTTTGGAGCCTATCATCACGCTGCAGTCCGCGAGCCCGTCATTATCACCAAGAACGGTCGGCGTCGCCCCGTTGTGATTGCCTATGAGGACTATATGCGCCTCGCAAAGCGTGATCGCCGAGTCGAACTTTCGACGACGCTCGGCGACGATGACCTCGCCGCCACTGAAGCATCGCAGATGGAGCCGGGTCTGGAACATCTCAACGCCGAACTGTTGACGGACAAGCATTCTGCCGACTGAACCAAAGGTCGGCGGGCTGTTCAGATATTCGCACCTTTGGCATTGGCCGCACCTCGAAGGCCGTGAGGAGGGCGACAAGGATCGACCGGTGCTGGTTCTGGCGATAGTTGACGAAAGCTTCGATGAAGCGGACGGGGTTGTCCGGGCCGACGTAACCATCAACCGCTTCCGGCAGAAGCAGCAATTGCGTGCGATCTGTTCATGAGAGATGTGCCATGGCAGAATCCAGCGCAATATAGTGCTGTGTGGAATTAGCCAAGCCGTTTCAAGAAAGATTTACGTGAGCGACAAACTACATCTGGAATTACAGGCGACCGATCTTCTGAAGATGTTCAATCAACTCCCACCTTTTGGGGATAAAGTCATTTTCCTTATAACGGCTTTATATGTGTCGGCTGCCGGATTGCCGCCAGCGGCGGTCTCCGGCGGCGATTGGCTCAGTCAGGTTGCCGTTGCTTATCTGGTGCGGGATGTTTGTTGCTGCAGTTGATGTGGTTTGAGCGTCCGTGCACTCAGTACGATCCTTTCTTTGGCGCTGGCTTCCGGCGGCTAAGTTATGCCGCTACCTTTTCCGGCATGGCTCAAATCACCGACTTGCGATTTATGTAAATGCTATTATATTGGCAGTAATGTCGTTTATTTGTATTTGGGTGATAATATGTTAGCATTTAGGATGGCATCCCCGGTGGAAGTTATCAGAGGTTTGGCGGACAGAATGAAGCGCCGACGGATTGAGCATGGATTGACCCAGCGTGAACTGGCTTCGAGATCGAATGTGTCCTACGGATCGTTGAGGCTATTTGAAGAAACCGGGAAAATTTCGCTCGAGAGCCTTGTGAAAATTGCGTTTGCCCTTGAGGCGGAGGCGGAGTTCGAACGCTTGTTTCCAGGTCGGCCGCCGCAGAATATCGATGATGTCATTGATCGTCCTCTCAAGCAGCGTGTGCGCCGGAAATGAAGTTCAAGCCAATCCAGCAGATTAAGGTGTATCTGAATCTCGAAGGGAACGAGAGGAAACTCGGTACCCTCGCCTGGAGTGGCAAGGAACGGAGGGCTTACTTCGAGTACGCGGCGGAGTTTCTGACATCGCCCCTTTTGATTTCTCCATTCCATATGATGGCGGCCACCGGGTTGATTGCGGCGCCTCGCGATCCGTTCGACGGGCTCCATGGGCTATTCAACGACAGCCTGCCTGACGGGTGGGGTCGTCTGTTGCTGGACCGCCGTCTACAGCGAGCGGGCATTGATTACACCCGGCTCACGCCGGTTGACCGTCTCTCGGCGGTGGGCAGAACGGGAATGGGGGCACTCTCATACATTCCGGAATTGCCAGACGATCAGAAACAACAGGCCGTCACTGATCTCGATTGGTTCGCTGATCAGGTGGAGTTGGTACAGACGGAGATGGACATCGCCGACATCGATCGTTTGCAGGGCGCACAGGGCGGATCCGCGGGTGCACGTCCGAAGATTATGATCGGCTTCAACCAAGTGGAAAATACCTGTGTTCTGGACTACGGCCAGCCGTTGGGCGCGGGGTTTGAAAGGTGGATGGTCAAGGCACCTAGTTCCGATGATCCGCGGGAGATTGGCGCTGAAGAAAGAGCCTATGCGCTTATGGCGGTAGCTGCAGGACTGACGATGGCTGACACGCAGCTGTTGGAGACCCGGAAAGGAAGGCGGCTTTTCGCGACGAAACGTTTTGACAGGACACCTACCGGCAGGCTCCACATGCACACGGCAAGCGGCCTGTTGAATGCCGGCCATCGTGAGGCGAGTGTGAACTATGAGCAACTTCACAAGCTGACCCATATGATGACCCGCGACGCTGCGGAAGTCCTCAAGATGTTTCGAAATATGGTATTCAATGTCTATGCCAGAAATCGCGACGACCATGCTAAAAACCATGCATTTCTTATGGACGGGAATGGTAGGTGGTCTCTGGCACCCGCATACGATCTTACGTTTTCGTCCGGGCCAGGCGGTGAGCACAGCGCTGCAATAGCCGGGGAAGGTAGAACCCCCGGCATGTCTCACCTTTTGGCGGTCTCCAAAGCGGCTTCGATCCCGGATCAATATGCCAGGGAGGTTATAGAGCAGGTTCGAGAGGCCGTAGATCGGTGGCCCCAGTTTGCGGAAGAAGTTCGGCTATCCAGATCCCGTACTGCTGAACTCGACAAATTCCTGAATGGTAATCGGCTGGCTGATCGGCAATTTTAGTGGCCCTTGGCGGCGCTCATCGGTTTAGGTGAACGTCAAGCCGTGCCTTACACGCCTTTTATGATGTCGCAGATGCCCTTGCGGATGACATCCTTGTCGGCGATCTGTCCTGCCTGAATGTTGAAAACAGCATCGATCCGGACAGCTGCGCCTTTCTGGCGGGCGACAACGCGCAGCGTCTGAATCCTGCCGCTTCCGCTGGTTTCCTGGTGGGCATCGATTGACGACAGTGCCTTGTTGATCTGGATACCTGAGAAACCTTCTGCTGCGACGGCCTGGGCGAGCTTTTGAAGGACCGCGGGTGCTTTGGCTTTCGGCAGTTCCTGAAAGGATTTGTAAGAGACAGCTGTGACCATCGGCACACCTGAGACTGTGAAGTTTTTCTCGCACGATGCTGCGAAGGCCGGGCTGGAGACGGTGATCAGACCGAGAATTGCGATGGCATGTTTCATATTGCGTAATCCGGTTGTTGGTGAAGGTTTTCAGCTGTTGGCCGCATCAGCATGTCGACCGTTTTCCTCTGTAGGTTGATGGCGGTGGTAAAGCTTCATGGGCTTGTGCAAGCGTTTCCAGCCATGTTGCGAGGCCATCTGGAACTGTATCGTTGCCGGCTTCCAGCGCTTCGATCCATGAGAGTTCACATTGCAAGGCAGAGGCAATATTGATTGGCGTCCAGCGGATCACCCGCAGGCATTCATTAAAGCGTTCTGGCGACATGATGATTTGTTATTTTCCCCGTATTTTCGCGCAGAGGCTCCCTCACGCAGCCGCGATAGTCAATCATTTTGTGCAACTTTTGATAGGCTGAACGATCCGTATTTACCTGTCATTCGATTGCGATGAGGGTAGCACGCGCTGCAGGGTGCGCAGGTGGAATATTATACCTTCGTAATCGCTATTAATACATATATTTG from Agrobacterium tumefaciens carries:
- a CDS encoding helix-turn-helix domain-containing protein; its protein translation is MFRSARDFGAAIKERRKALGWTQTGLAARSGTGERFIVELESGKPSCQLEKALIVARAVGIDLGDLKTVQTVQVASDDDLGFLPMFGADQ
- a CDS encoding type II toxin-antitoxin system HipA family toxin codes for the protein MTTIYYETLPVAHLTFEGEWRLDYDPGWEARRPAFPVSLTMPLRSGSVGAAKLLPWLANLLPETHLAEIGQRFKVSPQDIVGLLAHIGRDTAGALSIGEPRKAGVNLRPVPDEQALERILNELPAKPFLVGERGVSMSLAGVQEKLPVFVDGNGRISVPVDGTPSTHILKPDTKRLAGSVENEAFCLSLARACGLEAAEATIGVAGKRRYLLVKRYDRFTDPQGEIRRLHQEDLCQLTGCFPSQKYERSSTGRGVTMKMMFDAVSDLVSPGERLKLLDAVIFNVLICNSDSHAKNYSILIGAGGSAKMAPLYDLMCAAVYRQVDQSLPQGIFGRFHAPDLRRADWQALADDIGLSGASTLKRVGELAKLVSVACDEVAPYIVALSSDPTRILERITHSVQKRCRRIQEQMHDR
- a CDS encoding helix-turn-helix transcriptional regulator, producing MPVDIAVFHNLLNRFQDAALEPSRWPSLLEQIAEATGAGGINVMAPASSGSVGGILFTESLSSIMEAYINDGWNTRDHRAKFIPLMKRNGVVLEEDFVRKDDLDNLEYYKFMAKHGFQHTAVVNFSSGEDDLFFVLQRRLGDGGFGNDDRVHLATLRTHLQMSARIMALFSAGDMRGRLAAFERADVACVFFDHRGHVVMANQKADSLLTGDVRIAHGKIRAASSRETVVFETTLNKVIRSNDLAHGEVVTLTRGEKRPLLARIERAGPNVRDVFARSYAMVLFEDVSDKRFISYDVLHHLFGLTPSECKITALLADGADLRTVAGHCGIQYETVRTHIRSILRKTGTERQAELCVLLAGIRLR
- a CDS encoding type II toxin-antitoxin system prevent-host-death family antitoxin produces the protein MLPLFPTRLENFGAYHHAAVREPVIITKNGRRRPVVIAYEDYMRLAKRDRRVELSTTLGDDDLAATEASQMEPGLEHLNAELLTDKHSAD
- a CDS encoding helix-turn-helix domain-containing protein; translation: MEVIRGLADRMKRRRIEHGLTQRELASRSNVSYGSLRLFEETGKISLESLVKIAFALEAEAEFERLFPGRPPQNIDDVIDRPLKQRVRRK
- a CDS encoding type II toxin-antitoxin system HipA family toxin encodes the protein MKFKPIQQIKVYLNLEGNERKLGTLAWSGKERRAYFEYAAEFLTSPLLISPFHMMAATGLIAAPRDPFDGLHGLFNDSLPDGWGRLLLDRRLQRAGIDYTRLTPVDRLSAVGRTGMGALSYIPELPDDQKQQAVTDLDWFADQVELVQTEMDIADIDRLQGAQGGSAGARPKIMIGFNQVENTCVLDYGQPLGAGFERWMVKAPSSDDPREIGAEERAYALMAVAAGLTMADTQLLETRKGRRLFATKRFDRTPTGRLHMHTASGLLNAGHREASVNYEQLHKLTHMMTRDAAEVLKMFRNMVFNVYARNRDDHAKNHAFLMDGNGRWSLAPAYDLTFSSGPGGEHSAAIAGEGRTPGMSHLLAVSKAASIPDQYAREVIEQVREAVDRWPQFAEEVRLSRSRTAELDKFLNGNRLADRQF